DNA from Luteolibacter yonseiensis:
AAGGAATGTTGGTTCCTGTTTGACCATTGGAGGGGATGGATCCGCCAAGTCTGATCCAGCTGTCACATTTTCCACCTTGGCGGGCGGAGGGATTCCTATAGCATGTCCGAATGTCAGATTTCGCCCATATCCCGGAAGGTTACCACTCCGTTACGCCTTCCCTTACCTCGAAAAACGCGGACGCGTCCCTGAAATTCTACGCCGCCGCCTTCGGGGCGGTGGAACATTTCCGGCTGCCGGATGAGAAAACCGGTGGGGTCGCCCATGCGGAATTCCGGATTGGGAATTCCATCATGATGATCTCGGACGAATACCCGGACTATGGTGCCGTGGCTCCGGAAATTTCCAAAGGTGGCTCGTTCATGATCTACGTTCCGGATTGTGACGCCGCATTCGAGCAAGCCGTCGCCGCCGGAGCGACCGTCGTCAGCCCGCCGACCGATCAATTCTGGGGAGACCGTCTCGCCAGTCTCGCCGATCCCTTCGGCTACCGCTGGTCCGTCGCTCAAAAAGTGTCCTCGCCCACGCCGGAGGAAATGGCGGAAGGAATGAAAAATTTCGGAGCCTGATCCCACGGAGTGGTTTCCCTGTCCTATGATCGTCCGTCCGGCAACCGCTTCCGACGCCGGGCCGATCGCGCGGGTGCAGGTCATCTCTTGGCAGGAAGCTTACCGGGGCATCCTTCCCCTGGAGTATCTTGCCGGCTTGTCGGTTTACGAACGGCAGGAAATTTGGGCGAAGTCGATCCTCCAGGAGATGCCGAAGCTCCTGGTGGCCGAGATTGACGGTCAGGTGGTGGGTTTTCTGGCGATGGGACCGTGCCGTGACGACAGGGCTGCTTCATCGCAGCATGAAATCTGGGCGTTTTATGTGGAACCCGCCCGCTGGTCACAAGGTGTCGGATACCGGCTGTG
Protein-coding regions in this window:
- a CDS encoding GNAT family N-acetyltransferase, with amino-acid sequence MIVRPATASDAGPIARVQVISWQEAYRGILPLEYLAGLSVYERQEIWAKSILQEMPKLLVAEIDGQVVGFLAMGPCRDDRAASSQHEIWAFYVEPARWSQGVGYRLWLASRDILVECGAGRISLWVIAGNERAIRFYRSAGFVPEAGSKKPFELGGVTLEEERYVWELA
- a CDS encoding VOC family protein yields the protein MSDFAHIPEGYHSVTPSLTSKNADASLKFYAAAFGAVEHFRLPDEKTGGVAHAEFRIGNSIMMISDEYPDYGAVAPEISKGGSFMIYVPDCDAAFEQAVAAGATVVSPPTDQFWGDRLASLADPFGYRWSVAQKVSSPTPEEMAEGMKNFGA